In Pseudomonas alcaliphila JAB1, a single window of DNA contains:
- a CDS encoding sulfite exporter TauE/SafE family protein, with the protein MVEVGLGLLVGLVLALTGAGGGILTVPLLIFVVGLELHQAAPIGLMAVGLAAWVGAVIGLRDGIVRYKAAALMACCGVLLAPVGVWLAARVEHDVLAVVFALVMFWVAFRAFRRPPNDDSNPRAVPCRLNPQTGRFHWTSRCAATVAASGTLAGFLSGLLGVGGGFVLVPALSRFSDLPMRSIAATSLAVIGLVSVSGVLSAALTGGIQWAVALPFSAGAVLGMFAGRTVSSRLDGRVLQRGFGLVAAVAASALLLQVAF; encoded by the coding sequence ATGGTTGAGGTCGGGCTCGGGCTATTGGTCGGCCTCGTCCTGGCGCTGACCGGTGCCGGCGGCGGCATTCTCACCGTACCGTTGCTGATCTTCGTGGTCGGGCTCGAGCTGCATCAGGCCGCGCCCATCGGGTTGATGGCGGTCGGGCTCGCGGCCTGGGTCGGGGCGGTGATTGGTTTGAGGGACGGCATTGTCCGGTACAAGGCGGCGGCCCTGATGGCCTGCTGCGGTGTGCTGCTCGCGCCCGTCGGCGTCTGGCTGGCCGCGCGGGTAGAGCACGATGTGCTTGCCGTGGTGTTTGCGCTGGTGATGTTCTGGGTTGCCTTCAGGGCATTCAGGCGCCCGCCGAACGATGACTCGAACCCGAGAGCCGTGCCCTGTCGGCTGAACCCGCAGACGGGCCGTTTTCACTGGACCTCACGCTGTGCAGCGACCGTCGCCGCGTCCGGTACCCTGGCGGGTTTTCTCTCCGGCTTGCTGGGGGTCGGCGGCGGGTTCGTGCTGGTTCCGGCGCTCAGTCGCTTCAGTGATCTGCCGATGCGTTCGATTGCCGCCACGTCGTTAGCGGTCATCGGCCTGGTGTCGGTCAGCGGCGTGTTGTCCGCCGCGCTGACGGGTGGCATTCAGTGGGCAGTGGCGCTGCCGTTTTCGGCCGGTGCGGTGCTGGGGATGTTTGCCGGCCGCACGGTTTCATCTCGCCTGGACGGGCGCGTGCTGCAGCGAGGCTTCGGGTTGGTAGCGGCTGTTGCCGCGTCGGCTTTGTTGCTTCAAGTCGCCTTCTGA
- a CDS encoding MBL fold metallo-hydrolase: MLVFEPFYTDGLAQISYLIGDSKAAVAAVIDPRRDIDIYLQMAKARGLRIAYAIETHIHADFVSGAQALAKRTGAQIIGGRADNYEFELRQVSGGETIELGQATLQVMHTPGHTPEHISLQLFDAQQGDQPIALFTGDTLFNLDVGRPDLLGEGSERKLAGALYHTLFDHYLPLGDRIEIYPCHGAGSACGKSIGDRRHSTLGSERLFNPALREQRSEDEFIDWLLADMPEPPRHYARLKQLNVRSAVQMEGASLPPPLAPSEFETLAARGMQVVDVRSILAFGGGHVPGAINIALRNEFVNWAGWMLDDARPILLVGESVDDVHQAVTQLYRIGLDDIRGYLRNGMTDWQNAALPLNRLQEWTVHELNARREAPDVQVLDVRSPQEVAAGRVPGARHIFVAHLADRLNELDPDKTTVTYCGSGYRASIAASILKKAGFRDVANVPGSWMAWKAANLPVQEG, from the coding sequence ATGCTTGTTTTCGAACCTTTTTATACAGACGGCCTGGCGCAGATTTCCTATCTGATCGGCGACAGCAAGGCCGCGGTAGCCGCGGTCATCGACCCCCGCCGCGACATCGATATCTACCTGCAAATGGCCAAGGCGCGAGGCCTGCGAATCGCCTACGCCATCGAAACACATATCCATGCCGACTTCGTGTCCGGCGCCCAGGCGCTGGCGAAGCGCACCGGGGCACAGATCATCGGCGGTCGCGCGGATAACTACGAGTTCGAGCTTCGCCAGGTCAGCGGTGGCGAGACCATAGAGCTCGGGCAGGCCACGTTGCAAGTCATGCACACGCCCGGGCATACGCCAGAACACATCTCCCTGCAGCTGTTCGACGCCCAGCAGGGCGACCAGCCGATCGCGCTGTTTACCGGCGACACCCTGTTCAACCTGGACGTCGGGCGCCCCGACCTGCTGGGCGAAGGCAGTGAACGAAAACTCGCCGGCGCGCTGTACCACACACTTTTCGATCACTACCTGCCCCTTGGCGACCGGATCGAAATCTACCCCTGCCACGGCGCCGGCTCGGCCTGCGGCAAATCCATCGGCGACCGACGCCACTCCACGCTCGGCAGCGAGCGTCTCTTCAACCCCGCGTTGCGCGAGCAGCGGAGCGAGGACGAGTTTATCGATTGGCTACTGGCGGACATGCCGGAACCACCCCGTCACTACGCGCGCCTGAAACAGCTGAACGTGCGTTCGGCCGTACAGATGGAGGGCGCTTCCCTACCACCGCCACTCGCGCCGTCCGAGTTCGAGACACTGGCGGCGCGCGGCATGCAGGTCGTGGACGTCCGCTCGATCCTCGCGTTTGGCGGCGGGCACGTGCCCGGGGCGATCAACATTGCCCTGCGCAACGAGTTCGTGAACTGGGCTGGCTGGATGCTCGACGACGCTCGCCCGATCCTGCTGGTGGGCGAATCGGTCGACGATGTTCACCAGGCTGTCACCCAGCTCTACCGGATAGGCCTTGACGATATTCGCGGCTATCTACGCAACGGCATGACGGACTGGCAGAACGCGGCGCTACCGCTGAACAGGCTTCAGGAATGGACGGTTCATGAACTGAATGCACGTCGTGAAGCGCCCGATGTGCAGGTGCTGGATGTACGCAGCCCTCAAGAGGTCGCGGCGGGCCGGGTGCCTGGCGCTAGGCACATCTTCGTCGCGCACCTTGCTGACCGGCTCAACGAGCTGGATCCGGACAAGACCACCGTCACCTACTGCGGCTCCGGCTATCGCGCCTCCATCGCCGCCAGCATCCTCAAGAAGGCCGGCTTTCGTGATGTGGCCAATGTTCCGGGCTCCTGGATGGCCTGGAAGGCGGCAAACCTGCCGGTCCAGGAAGGCTAA
- a CDS encoding sensor histidine kinase — translation MSLRLRLTLTLGSAFVLLWALAATWMLFDVRNQLMQSLDQRLAASARMVAGLLVQLPQPQLGEGTRLSAEQLGIENGLACQISSLRGEILARSHATPDSALDAQRTGFHDQMIGDTAWRSFTFIQNGMRITTADRLDERSALQRSVLLAAALPVFVALLGSLIVLWIGIGNGLAPLRRIRTALAQRSADSVEPLHIERLPRELTPLVETQNQLFARIAHMLERERRLTDDAAHELRSPLTAIKTHLQVAAMTEGDTAKRALAQAEVGTDRLHRILEQLLMLARVEGRVSFDDGLSCTALEVAQLAIADASQQPGPHIELCGAQEVSLRPLAMPPTLAVAALRNLLDNARRHTQDGTTIRLTISQLDESRVRFSVQDHGSAIPPEMLERLTERFWRSGEGEGSGLGLSIVKAIAERCACDLRFVPQADGLVVELVVSLQAPAP, via the coding sequence ATGAGCTTGCGCCTGCGCCTGACCCTCACCCTTGGCTCGGCCTTCGTGCTGCTCTGGGCGCTGGCCGCGACCTGGATGCTCTTCGATGTTCGCAATCAATTGATGCAGTCCCTCGATCAGCGCCTTGCTGCGTCGGCGCGGATGGTCGCGGGTCTGCTGGTGCAATTGCCGCAACCGCAACTGGGCGAAGGCACCCGTCTGAGCGCCGAACAACTGGGCATCGAGAACGGCCTGGCCTGCCAGATCAGCTCTCTACGGGGTGAAATCCTGGCGCGCAGCCATGCGACGCCAGACAGTGCCCTCGACGCTCAGCGCACCGGATTTCACGACCAGATGATCGGCGATACCGCCTGGCGTAGCTTCACCTTCATCCAGAACGGCATGCGCATCACCACGGCCGATCGCCTTGACGAGCGCAGCGCACTCCAGCGTTCGGTGCTCCTGGCCGCGGCGCTGCCGGTTTTCGTCGCGTTGCTGGGCAGCCTGATCGTGTTGTGGATCGGAATCGGCAACGGCCTAGCGCCGCTCAGACGAATCCGCACGGCCCTGGCGCAACGCAGCGCCGACTCGGTGGAGCCGTTGCACATCGAGCGGCTGCCGCGAGAGCTGACGCCCCTGGTCGAAACCCAGAACCAGCTGTTCGCGCGGATCGCGCACATGCTCGAACGCGAACGCCGGCTGACCGATGACGCCGCCCATGAACTGCGCAGCCCGCTGACCGCCATCAAGACCCACCTGCAGGTGGCGGCCATGACCGAGGGCGATACCGCGAAACGGGCATTGGCCCAGGCCGAGGTCGGCACGGATCGTCTGCACCGGATCCTCGAACAGCTGCTCATGCTGGCGCGAGTGGAAGGCCGCGTGTCCTTTGATGACGGGCTCAGTTGCACGGCGCTCGAAGTCGCGCAACTGGCGATCGCTGACGCCAGCCAGCAGCCTGGGCCGCACATCGAGCTGTGCGGGGCGCAAGAGGTCTCCCTTCGCCCACTGGCGATGCCGCCCACCCTGGCGGTCGCGGCATTGCGCAACCTGCTCGACAATGCCCGCCGCCATACCCAGGACGGCACGACCATCCGCTTGACGATCTCCCAGCTGGATGAAAGCCGGGTTCGCTTCAGCGTGCAGGATCACGGCTCGGCCATCCCGCCGGAAATGCTCGAGCGTCTGACGGAGCGCTTCTGGCGCAGCGGCGAAGGTGAAGGCAGTGGTCTGGGCCTGTCCATTGTCAAGGCGATCGCCGAGCGCTGTGCCTGCGATCTGCGTTTCGTACCGCAGGCGGATGGTCTCGTCGTCGAGCTGGTGGTCAGCCTGCAGGCTCCCGCTCCCTGA
- a CDS encoding response regulator transcription factor yields the protein MHVLLTEDNALIASGIVAGLEAQGFSVAHAATAGQADSLLRTASFDLMILDLGLPDEDGLRFLQRLRRRGLELPVLILTARDAVTERVSGLQAGADDYLVKPFDLRELAARLHALLRRAAGRATQMIEHGPLSYDPAACAAFMAGEPVDLSRREQALLQALLQNPGRVLSAEQLKDAVYGLGDDVESNALNVHIHHLRRKLGNGIVETVRGIGYRLGPAGHASAPTEAPDP from the coding sequence ATGCACGTACTGCTGACAGAAGACAACGCACTGATCGCCAGTGGCATCGTCGCCGGGCTCGAAGCCCAGGGCTTCAGCGTGGCCCATGCCGCTACGGCCGGGCAGGCCGACTCGCTGCTGCGCACAGCCAGCTTCGACCTGATGATTCTCGATCTGGGTCTGCCTGACGAAGACGGCCTGCGCTTTCTGCAGCGCCTGCGCCGCCGCGGCCTCGAGCTGCCTGTGCTGATCCTGACCGCCCGGGATGCGGTAACCGAGCGGGTCTCCGGGCTTCAGGCGGGCGCTGACGACTACCTCGTCAAACCCTTCGACCTGCGTGAGCTCGCCGCCCGCCTGCATGCCCTGCTGCGCCGCGCTGCCGGTCGGGCGACACAGATGATCGAACACGGCCCGCTGAGCTACGATCCCGCCGCCTGTGCGGCGTTCATGGCAGGCGAACCCGTGGACCTGTCGCGCCGTGAACAGGCGCTGCTCCAGGCGCTACTGCAGAATCCCGGCCGCGTGCTATCGGCCGAGCAGCTCAAGGACGCCGTGTACGGACTGGGCGATGACGTTGAAAGCAACGCCCTGAATGTCCATATCCACCATCTCAGGCGCAAGCTGGGTAACGGCATCGTCGAAACCGTCAGGGGGATCGGTTATCGCCTGGGCCCTGCCGGCCATGCGTCGGCTCCCACCGAGGCACCCGACCCATGA